The stretch of DNA AAACTATAGGTGGCAGCTGTGGGTTTATTTGCCGTTTGAGAGCTTCCAATATCTGCTTGAAAAGCATGTTCCAACGCCTGTGGAGAGTGATGAAGAGCTTTACGACGCATTCAACATAGCCATGGATTGTGAGGGTTCAATATCTGCGTCTGAGTATAAGAGGAGGAGGACTGCCGATCTCAGGGTTCTTCTTTACAACGAAAAAGATTCCTCATTGAGCCCTTATACAATACGCTTAAAGAGCGCGGGTACAAGGTGCGCTTACACATAACGCCTAAAGGCAGATTACAAACTACGGCCCTACGAATAACGAGTACTACCGCATCAGCATTTACGCTAAAGCCGATATCAAACGCCTCGTGGAGAGCATCAAGTTAACGTTGCCTCATAAGCGGGTTAAGGCGTGCTTGATTAGGCACGCCTTAAAGAACCCCAGTAAACCGGTATACTGGAGTACTATTGGGCCTATCTACACTAAGATCAAAGCTATTAACGGGGAAATGTTGAAGGAGAGTAAACTCATCGTAAAGAGCCTTTACGAGGCGTGGCAAGCGCTGAAACGTAGGCGGAAGGAGGTTACGCGTACACAATACGAAGAAGAAAGGAACAAGCTTAGAGCTGAAGCGTGGAAGGCGCTCGACACATTAAGGGCGAAGTACGATGAAAAGTTCGAAGGACTTGAAAGGAGTATCGAGGCTTACTTCCGAGGCCAAATGCTGCACACCGTCCTTAACGCTTTACAGCTTAATTATTCTATAGCGGGTTTGATCCCGCCATAACTTTCCATATACCGATACTCTAAGGCTAACGTTCTCAGGCTTATCCAGCGTAGCTATATGCGAAGTGAGCCCTGAAGACCTAAAATTGATAGGGGTTAAGAGTGGGTCAAACGTTAAAGCGAAAACGGCGTACGGGGAGGTTGTTGTTAAGGTTAAGGAGTCGCAGGCTGTAAAGAACAGCGACGATATTACCTTCACGTTTCCTTTAACTGTTGGCCTCTCTACTTCCGCTCTTGCTGTACGCCTCTAGCTATCCCTATTACTTCGCCTATTTGCGTCGCGGTTGTCGGCGTCACTATTATCATGTTGCGTTCACGCGCTATCTCCGTTAACGTTTGAAGCTCCCGAAGCCTTAACCCTATGGGTAGGTTTTCGTACTGTCTAGCCGCTTCAGCCATGATTTTTGAGGCTTGAAGCTCTCCTTCGGCGACTATTACTCTAGCTCGACGCTCCCTTTCAGCTTCAGCCTGCTTCGCCATCGCCCTAAGCATGGTTTCCGGTAGGCTTACGTCCTTAATGGTTACCGATGCAACCTTAATGCCCCAAGGGTCTGTAGCTACGTCGAGTATGGTTTGAAGCCTCTTATTAAGTTCTTCACGCTTAGTTAATAGCTCATCGAGCTCCACCTGGCCGAGTACGTCTCTTAGCGTTGTTTGCGATAGTAATTGGCAAGCGGTATTATAATCTGTTACCGTGGTAACCGCCTTCACCGGGTCGAAGACCCTATAGTATACGACGGCGTCTACATCTACGCTTACGTTATCCTTAGTTACGACACGCTGCTTAGGTACGTCGGCCGCTAGAACCCTAAGGTCAACCTTAAAGAACTTATCGACCCCGGGTATTATGAAGAAGATACCGGGACCCTTAGCGCCTAATAGCCTTCCAAGCCTAAATATAACGGCGCGCTCATACTCCTTAACCACCTTTATACAGGAGGCTAGTATGAATAGTAACGCTAAAACGGTGAATAAACCGATGACGGTGACGGTTAAAGGTTGAGGCAAAACCCACCCCCAAGGAGCAGTAGGATTAAAGGCTTTTAAACCTTGCTTAATAGGTTATCGAAATAGAGCTTAATCAAGCCAACGTGGGTGAGGGTGGAGTGGAGGTTAAAGTTGGAGATATTACCGTTAAAACGGTGTTAAACGACATTACCGAAGTAAGGGTGGAAGCTATAGTTAACGCCGCTAACTCCCTAATGGTGATGGGCGGAGGCGTAGCTGGAGCAATAAAGAGGAAGGCGGGTGAAGAAGTGGAGCGTGAAGCCATTAGGAAGGCGCCGGTACCCGTCGGTGAAGCCATAGCTACTGGAGCCGGTAGGCTTAAGGCTAAGTACGTAATACACGCTCCAACCATGCCGAGGCCGGCCATGGCCACCGACCTAGAGGCCGTTAGGAAGGCTACGAGGGCCGCTTTAAGGTTAGCTAACCAGTTAAAGGTTGAAAGCGTAGCCTTCCCAGCTTTAGGCGCCGGGGTTGGAGGTTTAAGAGTTAGGGACGTGGCTAGGGTTATGGGTGACGAGGTAAAGAACGCGATCAATCAAGGGTTAAAACTTAAGAAGATACTCTTCGTAGCTAGGTCCGAGGAGGCGTTAAGAGAGATGGAAGCAGCGTTAAGGGACTCGTTAAAACCGTGAGAGCGTGTTGCGGTGAAACTACGCGTACAGCACCACTATAAACATGTGAAAGGTGGACGAGGCGTAGAGGTAGGGAGGAAAATACTCGTAAGAACTAAGCTGTAGAGGTTTTAATAACATCGCTAACCGACCTATAGATAAGGCGCTTCTACTCGAGCGGCTTGGAACGATGACCCGCTTGCAAAGCAGTTGGAGAAGGCTTTAAGCTGTGTAGTCTTTAATGGCGCACGTAGCCCTCCTCCTTTGACGGCTTCCTTGAGGGCTTTCAAGTGAGCCCTGCTTCCTCCGTTTAAAAGTTAACATTGCTGCGCCTCTACCCATGGTTAAACAGCGTTTCATTAGCCTGCGCGAGCGTGAAGCTATGCTTCCGGAGCGGACTTAGGTTTTAGGGTTCTTGGGGTTAACGTATTTCACGGGTAAGCCGTTCCGTTTTAGCTTTACCTTAGGGCGTTAAGAGTCTGACGGCCAGTACAGCTCGACCGTTTGAACCACTCCAAGGGACCCGTAGTAGGGGCCTAGGTCCTTTTTCAAGGCTTCAAGGTTTTCGCGCCACTTCGTAAGCTGTTCACGCGTATACTTAGTGCTACCTTTGTTGTATTCCTCCACGGCCTTGTTGTACGCCTTAACGCTTTCATCGTAGAACTGCCTTCTCCTCTGATAGTTAACGTAGTAATCGTAGCTAAAGGGGTTTGGGTGCGTAGCGTACGTTAAGGGGCCCCAAAAAGCAGCTGGATCACCCTCGCAAGCTATGTACTGGTGCTTAACCCCCTCTAAGCATATAAGCCCGTAGGGCTTGCCAACCTCCACGTAAGCTATTTTATCCACGCCCGTTCCTTCTTTGTTCCCGGTGACGTCAACGTAGATTAAGCCCTCATCAACGGTTTGAAAGGCGTTAAGCGCGTGGCCGCTTCCGTTGCCGTAGGATATTTCGACGTAAGCGCATCTAAAGCCGCGCTTCCAAGCGCGGTCCCTAAAGGTTATGGCGAAGCCCGAGCAATCAAACTCGTGCGGCTTATAAATCAACCTGTTAACGTCGTCCTCCTCTAAGAAGCTCTTTAACTCCTGCCACGTGGGGTCTCTTAAACCCGGCTTCCTTAACCTTTCGAGTAACCCTTCATACTTAGCCTGCAGCTTCTTATACTCTGCTTGAAGCTGTGTTAAGTTTGCGCGCAATTCGCTATTCCTTTCCTCGATCCGTGTTAGGTTTGACTTTAACCCCTCGATTAAGTTGTTGAGGCTGAGGACCTCAGCCTTATAGGAATCTTCTAGGTTTCGATGGCGGGTAAGAAGGGTGTTGTACCGTGATTGTAAGTCCTTATGCTCGAGTTTTAACTTTGAGAGGTTGGCTTCAAGGTCCTCATAACTCCTTCGTAGCGTTAAGTACCGGTTTTGCGCGTCCGTATAACTTAGCTGTAAGTTGGAGTACTGGTTTTGAAGGTTGGCAACCTCAAGCTTAAGCGCGTCGATTTTTTGCTGCTGAAAAGCGTAGCTTAAACTAAGCCCGCTAAACCCAACGAGTAAACATAAGGCCACGGCCAGCTTTAAACTAACCATTCTCAACCCCTCCATTCACCTGAAAGGTACGGTTACTAACCCTAAGGTTTTTTAGCTTCCTTCAGGGTAATAAGCTCCTCCTCAAGCACTTCTTCCTCGGCAGCATGCATAAGGGTGTTGAAGTCAACGGGTTCCTCATCCATCCTTTCCATAACCTTAAACCAGTCCACCTCCACGCGTTCAAGCATTCCTAAGTCTAAAACGCCACAGTTTAGTAGTGCGCCTAGAAGCTCGTCGCGTTTATCCACGATCACGCCCTCACCCCTCAGTAGTTACGAGGCTTCCACAGTAACCATGGCTACATTCGTGGTGCCGAGAAGATATTTAGCATCCATTATATCTACCCTTGTACCTTTAGTAAGCGATTGAGCCGTCGTAGAAGAGAAAAGCCAGACCATACCTGTAAGAGAAACCGCTATGATTATCAGGAGTACCGCTACGACCCCTGAATGTATCCCTTTTCCAGCCATTAGGGCTGAAGGAGTTTACAATAGGCACGATCTTTCCTTAGCGTATGGAAACGATTAGAATTATCTTTCAGCTCATTAGATGAGCGGGTATACGGCTGGCTCGAGCTCTTTCGTTAACGGGTTCACCTTTAGCTCGAAGATCTCCAAGGTGGTTATCCCCAGCACGGCTGCATCCTCCTGCTCAGCGAATATGATCGGGATGTGTCTCCTCTCTTTCATAAGTTCGACCATGACCTCACCGACAGCCCTCTCAACCTCCCTCCCTT from Candidatus Nezhaarchaeales archaeon encodes:
- a CDS encoding macro domain-containing protein, encoding MGEGGVEVKVGDITVKTVLNDITEVRVEAIVNAANSLMVMGGGVAGAIKRKAGEEVEREAIRKAPVPVGEAIATGAGRLKAKYVIHAPTMPRPAMATDLEAVRKATRAALRLANQLKVESVAFPALGAGVGGLRVRDVARVMGDEVKNAINQGLKLKKILFVARSEEALREMEAALRDSLKP
- a CDS encoding SPFH domain-containing protein; the protein is MPQPLTVTVIGLFTVLALLFILASCIKVVKEYERAVIFRLGRLLGAKGPGIFFIIPGVDKFFKVDLRVLAADVPKQRVVTKDNVSVDVDAVVYYRVFDPVKAVTTVTDYNTACQLLSQTTLRDVLGQVELDELLTKREELNKRLQTILDVATDPWGIKVASVTIKDVSLPETMLRAMAKQAEAERERRARVIVAEGELQASKIMAEAARQYENLPIGLRLRELQTLTEIARERNMIIVTPTTATQIGEVIGIARGVQQERK